CTCGACGCCGAGCTGGTGGAGTCGACGTGGCGACCGGTCGACCTCCGGGTCGGCGTCCACGCCGAGGGAACCGTCGAGTTCGACGACGGGAGTTCCCTGTCGGTGCCGGTCGACGCCGGCGACCCCGCGAGCGACGCGGATACCGAGGCGACCGCCGAACTCGTTCGCGGGGCCGTCGCCGACGGCGGGCAGGCGCTGGCGTTCGTCGCCTCCCGACGGGAGGCCGAACGCCTGGCCGAGCGGCTGAGCGAGGAGCGGCTTCCGGCGGTCGCCGACGGCGTCGACCGCGGCGGCGACGGGGACGGTGGCGATGAGGGCGACGGCGACGCTGTCGATAATCGCGAAACGGCGGCCGTCGAGGTCGCCGCGGAGCTTCGCGAGGCCGGCGGCACCGAGACGGGCGACCGGCTCGCGGAGACGGCCGAACGCGGGGTCGCGTTCCACCACGCCGGGCTCTCCTCGGACCACCGCGCGCTCGTCGAGCGGTCGTTCCGCGACCGGAAGCTGTCGGTCATCTGCGCGACGCCGACGCTCGCCGCCGGGGTGAACGTCCCCGCCCGGCGGGTGGTCGTGCGCGACCAGCGGCGCTACACCGGCGAGGGGACCGAGTGGCTCCCCGTGCTGGAGGTCCACCAGATGTGTGGACGGGCGGGCCGCCCGCACCTCGACCCGTACGGCGAGGCGGTGCTCGTGGCCGATGATAGGGAGGAACGAGAGGGGCTGTGGGACCGGTACGTCACCGCCGACCCCGAACGGGTCGAGTCGAAGCTCCGGGATCCCGCGGCGCTACGCACGCACACGCTCGCGCTCGTCGCCACGGGGATCGCCGGCTCGCAGACGGAGGTGCTCGACGCCCTCGGCGGAACCTTCTACGCGTCGCGCACGTCGAACCCGAACCTCGGCGGGGTCGTCGGCGACGCGATCGCGAGCCTCATCGACGACGGCCTGCTGGCCCCGACGGATGCCGGCGACGACGCCGGGATCGAGGCGACGCCGCTGGGCGAGCAGGTGTCGCGCCAGTACGTCACCCCCGACACAGGCGTGCGGATCGTCGAGGGACTGGAGGCAGTCGCGGGGATGGACCCCGAGACGGTGACTGAGCTGACGGCGTTCGAGATCGTCTGTGACACCCCCGACATGGTCGACACCTACCTCGGCAACGCCGAGCGCGCCGAGATCTACCAGTTCGCCCGCACGCGCTCGGCGGAGCTGACGACCGGGATGACGGAGGCCGAGGACTTCGAGGGGTGGCTGGAGTCGGTGAAGACCGCCCGCGTCCTGACCGAGTGGGTCGACGGCGCGAGCGTCGAGGAGCTGGTGGCGGCGTACCGCATCGGCCCCGGCGACCTGGAGTCGCGGATCGAGCGCGCCGAGTGGCTGCTGGGCGCGGCCGACGCCATCGCGGAGGTGGTCGGCGTCGACATGCCGGCGTTCGCGTCGGCGCGCAAGCGGCTCGTGTCGTCAACAGAGGAGGAGGACACCTAGTCGTCCTCGCGGACACGCGGGTCGAGCACCGCGTGGAGCACGTCCTGGGCCCACGACCCGGCGACGCCGACGAGCACGATGACGAACGTGGTGCCGAGCACCAGCGGGACGTCCCGCGCCCGGATGGCGCCGTAGCTCAGCGCGCCGAACCCGGGGATGCCGAACGCGTACTCGACGACGTAGACGGTGACGACGAGCGCGGCGAGGAGGTCGCCGTACAGCAGCGTGAGCAGCGGCACCGCGGCGGGGCGGAGCAGGTGCCTGGCTGTGTCGACCGGGCCCGCACCCGTGGCGGTGACGTGCGCGACGTAGTCCTCCGTCCGGCGGGCGAGCGCGTTCGCCCGCGCGTGGCGGTGGGCGGCCGCGAGCGTCCCGGTCGCCGTCACGGCGGCCGGCAGCGCCATGCGGAGCCAGTACTTCGCCGGCCACGGTCCCGGTTCCCAGCCGGTGGCGTCCCAGCCGAACGCCGAGCCGACGAGGACGAGCAGCACCGCCGCGAGATAGAAGTTCGGGACGCCCGACAGCAGGTAGGTGGCCGTCGACGTGAGCCGGCCGACCGGTCGCCGGCCCGCGAGCGCGGACCCCACCCCGCTCGCGACGCCGAGGGCGGCCCCCACGAGGAAGCCCGGGACGAGGTACACGAGCGTGTACGGCGCGGCCCGCGCGATGGCGTCGGTGACGCTCCCGGGGGCGCTGCGCGCCTCGCCCCAGCTCAGCGTCGAGATGTCGACGAGCCAGCGGATGTACCGCCGGTGGAGCGGCTCATCGAGGTTGTTCGCGGCGCGGTACGCTTCCACCTGCGATTCGATCTGGGCGGCGCGCTGGGACTCGTTCCCGGTCGCCTCCATCGCGGCCGCCTGGCGGACCGACCCGGTGTTGGGGTCGCCGGGGACCGCCACCAGCAGGAACGAGACCGAACAGACGAGATAGACCGTGAGCACGGCGAAGGCGGTCCGACGGAGGACCCGGCGACGGAGGGACACGACCGCCGACTCGACGGCCGGCCCCAAAAGCGATGCTGAAATCGCGTGTTCAGTATCGGGTACCGTTATGTGGGGCGCAGGCGACGCTCCGTCGATGCGTGACACTGAGGGCGTCCGCCGTCGCGACACCGCGCTCGCGCTTCTCGCCGGCGCCGTCCTCGCGGCCGCGGCGGCGGTCGACCTCGTCGGCGGCGGCCTCCCGGGCGAGCAGTCGCCGACCGACTGGCTGTTCCTGCTCGCGTCGGTGGGCGTCGTCCGACTCGTCGTCCTGCCGTTCGCGCGCGACCCGGCCCGACGGGAGCGGTACCGCGCGGCGTTCGCCGAGCGAACCGGCGCCGGGGTCGCCGCCGCGTACCTCGCGGTGTTCGCCGCCGTTGGCGTCCTCGGTCCGGTCGTCGTCTCGGAGCCGCTCGGCGACGCGTCGCGCGCCTACCTCCCCCCGGTCGGGTTCACCGTCGACGCGTTCGTCGCCGCGGACTGTCTCGGGCCGGTCGTGGGGAACCGATGCCACGGGACGCTCGCACACCCCCTTGGCACCGACCCGTTCGGCCGCGACGTGCTCGTGTTGCTGGTCCGCGGTGCGCGGGTCAGCCTGGAGGTCGCCGTCGTCGCGGCCGCGCTCATCGTCCCGCTCGGAACCGCCGTCGGCGTCGCCGCCGGCACCGCCCGCGGGTGGGTCGACGACGTGCTGATGCGGTACGTCGACGTGCAGGAGACCGTCCCGGCGTTCGTCGTCTACGTCCTGCTCGCGTACGTATACGGCCGGCACCTGTGGCTGCTCGTGCTCGCGTTCGGGCTGCTGGGCTGGGGGAGCATCGCGCGGCTCGTGCGCAGCGAGACCATCCGCGTCACGGAGTCGTCGTTCGTCGAGGCGGGCCGGGTCGCCGGGGCCGGCCGCCTGGGACTACTGCGGCGGTACGTGCTCCCGAACGTCGCCGACTCGGTCGTCGTCGCCGCGTTCGCCCGCGCGCCGTCGCTCATCCTCGTCGAGGCGGCGCTGGCGTACATGAAGCTCACCGACCTCGACCTGCTCTCCTGGGGGGCGATCGCCGCCCGCGGGCTCGACCAGTTCTTCCCGTTGACGTGGTGGATCTCCGCGGCACCGGCGGTCGCGCTCGTCCTCACGACCGTGGCAGCGAGCGTCGCGGGCGACGCCGCGCGGGACGCGCTCGACCGTGGCTCCTCGACGCTCCGCGGGCCCGACTGAAGGTGACCCGACCGAAGGCGAGCACGTCGCCACGGACGCCCGGCGTAACTGGTTGCTCTCGTCCTGACTCAGGCGTCCGCGTCGGTCCCGTCGCCGACACTCCCGCCGTCGACGCTCTCGCTGTCGATGGTCCCGCGGTCGATCTCCCCGCCGTCGGCACCGCCGGCAGGCTCGTACTCGCCGTCGCGCCGGCGCTCGCCGACCCGCCGCAGCACGGCCGGCGTCCGGCACACCCCCGGCTCGCCGGTCGCCTGCGGGACGACGCAGTTGTTGCAGTCCTCGCAGGCGACCGCGACGCCGTCCGCCGCCGCGTCCTCGCGGAGCAGCCGCGCCGGCAACCCGGGCTCCGCGTAGAACGGGCGGGCCATGCCGACCGCGTCGCAGGCATCGCCGAGCAGTCGGTCGATCGTCTCCCGGCGTCTGATCCCGCCCTCACAGAGGACCGGCACGTCGACGCGCTCGCGGACCCGGCGGCAGAGATCGGCGTTCCACGCCGGTTCCCGCGAATAGACCAGCGACTCGGCCCAGTTGGCGGCGGCGACGAGCGCCGCACGCGGGCGCGACCCGAACGCGTCGACGTACCCCTCGCGGAAGCGCTCGTCGCGCCACGAGCGACCGGGGAACGCGCCCCGGATCACGCTCATGTCCCAGAACACCGAGCCGTTGACGGGCACGAGCGCGTCGTAGCCGGCGTCGGCGAGCCGATCGCACAGGCGGACGCAGTCGTCGGCCGACAGCGTCGGGGCGATCCCCGGCGGCGCTCCGGTCTCGGCGGGCACCTTCGTCATGACGGGCACGTCGCCGGCGCGGTCGCGGATCTCCGCGATCACCGTCTCGAAGAAGCGCGCGGGATCGCCGAACTCGTCGTCGCGACGGTTGTAAAAGGGCGAGGCGAACTGGTGGATGATGCCCATGTTCGCGCCCGCGAGGTGGATCAGGTCGTAGCCGGCGTCGACGGCGGCCGCGGCCGAGCGACCGAAGTCCGCGGCCAGTTCGTGACATTCGTCGGTCGTGAGGACGCGCGCGTCGTAGTGGAGGAAGCCGAGGCGGTCGAGCAGGCGGAGGGGGCGTGGCGGGCGGGAGACGGCGAGCTGTTCGAGGTCCGGGTTGCGCTCGCGGAAGCCGTGGTGCCACGTCTCCATCGAGCGCAGGCCGCCGTGTTCGAGCTGGATCGCGATCCGGCCGCCGTGATCGTGGATCGCGTCGGTGAGGCGTTCGAGGTCGGCGACGAAGTCCGGGTCGTGGACGCGGGTCATCCCCGGCGCGGCACAGCCGCCTTCCTCGCGGACGATGGTGGCGCCCTGGCAGACGAGCCCGGCCCCTGCCTCTGCGGCCGGTTCCAGGTCGTCGATCAGCGCCTCGACCGCGTCCGGCCCGTTGCCCGCGTGTTCGAGCAGCGGCGCGCGGTAGAGCCGGTTCGGGAGCGTAACGCCCCCGACATCGAGCGGTTCGGTGAGCGCCGGCACGGACGAATGCTGGCGCTCCGGGAGCATGAACGCTCGGTCGAACCGCCAGGAACGGGAACGTTCACGCGATCGGTCGTCGCGGCGACACCGTCGGACGACGACGCCACAGCGACTCGACCGCGCGGGCGACGGCGTCAGCCGTCGGCGCCGACCGCCTCGCGCACCGTCTCGACTTCCTCGTCCGAGTACGCGATGAACCGCACGTCCCGCAGCGAATCGGGGTCGAACGCGCGGATCTCCTCGGCGATGAGGCGGACGCCCTCCCGGAGGTCGAACCCCGCGACGCCGCAGCCGAGCGCCGGGATCACCAGCGACTCACAGCCGCGCTCGTCGGCGGCCGCGAGGGCGTTGCGGGTGGCGTCGCGGACGCTCTCGGCGGTCGCCTTCCCGTCGCCGTAGTGGGGCATCGCGGCCGCGTGGATCACGTAGTCGGCGTCGAGCGCGAACGCGTCGGTGACGGCGACGGCGCCCAGGTCGACGGGTCCCTTCGCCATCGCGGCCCGGTTCAGCTCCTCGCCCCCCGTGCGGCGGAGCGCGCCGGCGACGCCGCTGCCCATCCGGAGGCTCGTGCCGGCGGCGTTCACCAGCGCGTCGGCGGACTGGTCGGCGATGTCGCCCTGAATCACCTCGAAGTCCATGTGCGTCCGATCCGCGTCGAACGGCAAAGAACTGTCCGACGGCGACGCCCCGACTACTCCCCGTTCTCGCGCCCGTGCGGGTCGTCCGCGTCGGGGTCGTCGACGGCGGGATCGTGGCGTGCGTACCACGCGGTCAGCTCCTCCAGCCGGTGGATCGCGCGGTCGGGCGTGCCGATGTCGTGGTGCTCGTCCTCGTAGAGGACCAAACGCGCGTCGACGCCCTGCTTCCTCGCGGCGACGTACAGCTGCTCGCTCTGGCTCGGGGGGCACCGCCAGTCCTCCTGCCCGGCGGTGACCAGGAGGGGCGTGTCGACGTTGCCGATATCGGTTATCGACGACGACGCGTCGATGCCCTCCGGGTTCTCCCACGGGAGGCCGTACTCGTTCTCCATCCAGACGTGCGAGTCGTCGGTGCCGTACGCCGAGCGCAGGTCGTAGATGCCGTGCTCGGGCGCGGCGGCGGTGAAGAGGTCCGGCTCCTGCGTGACGAGGAACCCCTGCGCGATGCCGCCGTAGGAGAAGCCGTAGCCGAACACCCGGTCCTCGTCGGCCCAGCCGCGCTCGATCACGTCGGCGACGCCGTTGGCGATGTCGGTCACCTCGTGGGTGCCCCACTGGCCGCGCAGCGCCTCGGCGAACTCCCGGCCGTAGGAGGAGCCGCCGCGGTAGTTCGGCCGGAGGACGACGTAGCCGCGACTCGTCAGGGCCGCGTGGTCGAAGCTGAACACGGGCTCGTCGTAGCTGATCGGGCCGCCGTGGATGGCGACGACGAGCGGGTGATCGCCGTCCGAGAGGTCAACGTCGGGGTCGTGATACACGATCCCCGAGATGGCCTCGCCGTCGCTGTCCCACTCGATCCGCCTCGACTCGGGCATCGCGTACTCGTCGACGAGGTCGGCGTTGACCTCGGAGAGCCGCGTCAGCGACTCGGCTTCGTCCTCCTCGTCGGCGTCGAGGTCGGCGGAATCGAGGGCGTACACGTCCTGTCCGTCGCTCGGGTGCGAGAAGACGAGGCCGGCGCGCTCGCCGTCCGCCGAGAGGTCGAAGCCGGCCATCGCGCGGCCGTCGCCCTGCGCCTCGAAGACGCGCTCGGCGGCGCGGCCGCCGTCGGCGTCGCCGGCCGCT
This genomic stretch from Halobaculum roseum harbors:
- a CDS encoding DEAD/DEAH box helicase, which encodes MRVADLPLAPEYVEHFEREGIAELYPPQVAAVEAGVCDGDNVVAAVPTASGKTFVAELALLTADGPGLYVCPLRALAREKYEEFDALPGVDAGISTGDYDSAASDLAANDVIVATSEKVDSAIRNGAGWVDDLACVVVDEVHLLGSPGRGPTLEVTLATLRRRAPEVQIVALSATVDNPEDIAAWLDAELVESTWRPVDLRVGVHAEGTVEFDDGSSLSVPVDAGDPASDADTEATAELVRGAVADGGQALAFVASRREAERLAERLSEERLPAVADGVDRGGDGDGGDEGDGDAVDNRETAAVEVAAELREAGGTETGDRLAETAERGVAFHHAGLSSDHRALVERSFRDRKLSVICATPTLAAGVNVPARRVVVRDQRRYTGEGTEWLPVLEVHQMCGRAGRPHLDPYGEAVLVADDREEREGLWDRYVTADPERVESKLRDPAALRTHTLALVATGIAGSQTEVLDALGGTFYASRTSNPNLGGVVGDAIASLIDDGLLAPTDAGDDAGIEATPLGEQVSRQYVTPDTGVRIVEGLEAVAGMDPETVTELTAFEIVCDTPDMVDTYLGNAERAEIYQFARTRSAELTTGMTEAEDFEGWLESVKTARVLTEWVDGASVEELVAAYRIGPGDLESRIERAEWLLGAADAIAEVVGVDMPAFASARKRLVSSTEEEDT
- a CDS encoding ABC transporter permease; protein product: MSLRRRVLRRTAFAVLTVYLVCSVSFLLVAVPGDPNTGSVRQAAAMEATGNESQRAAQIESQVEAYRAANNLDEPLHRRYIRWLVDISTLSWGEARSAPGSVTDAIARAAPYTLVYLVPGFLVGAALGVASGVGSALAGRRPVGRLTSTATYLLSGVPNFYLAAVLLVLVGSAFGWDATGWEPGPWPAKYWLRMALPAAVTATGTLAAAHRHARANALARRTEDYVAHVTATGAGPVDTARHLLRPAAVPLLTLLYGDLLAALVVTVYVVEYAFGIPGFGALSYGAIRARDVPLVLGTTFVIVLVGVAGSWAQDVLHAVLDPRVREDD
- a CDS encoding ABC transporter permease codes for the protein MRDTEGVRRRDTALALLAGAVLAAAAAVDLVGGGLPGEQSPTDWLFLLASVGVVRLVVLPFARDPARRERYRAAFAERTGAGVAAAYLAVFAAVGVLGPVVVSEPLGDASRAYLPPVGFTVDAFVAADCLGPVVGNRCHGTLAHPLGTDPFGRDVLVLLVRGARVSLEVAVVAAALIVPLGTAVGVAAGTARGWVDDVLMRYVDVQETVPAFVVYVLLAYVYGRHLWLLVLAFGLLGWGSIARLVRSETIRVTESSFVEAGRVAGAGRLGLLRRYVLPNVADSVVVAAFARAPSLILVEAALAYMKLTDLDLLSWGAIAARGLDQFFPLTWWISAAPAVALVLTTVAASVAGDAARDALDRGSSTLRGPD
- a CDS encoding NADH:flavin oxidoreductase, whose product is MLPERQHSSVPALTEPLDVGGVTLPNRLYRAPLLEHAGNGPDAVEALIDDLEPAAEAGAGLVCQGATIVREEGGCAAPGMTRVHDPDFVADLERLTDAIHDHGGRIAIQLEHGGLRSMETWHHGFRERNPDLEQLAVSRPPRPLRLLDRLGFLHYDARVLTTDECHELAADFGRSAAAAVDAGYDLIHLAGANMGIIHQFASPFYNRRDDEFGDPARFFETVIAEIRDRAGDVPVMTKVPAETGAPPGIAPTLSADDCVRLCDRLADAGYDALVPVNGSVFWDMSVIRGAFPGRSWRDERFREGYVDAFGSRPRAALVAAANWAESLVYSREPAWNADLCRRVRERVDVPVLCEGGIRRRETIDRLLGDACDAVGMARPFYAEPGLPARLLREDAAADGVAVACEDCNNCVVPQATGEPGVCRTPAVLRRVGERRRDGEYEPAGGADGGEIDRGTIDSESVDGGSVGDGTDADA
- a CDS encoding macro domain-containing protein, producing the protein MDFEVIQGDIADQSADALVNAAGTSLRMGSGVAGALRRTGGEELNRAAMAKGPVDLGAVAVTDAFALDADYVIHAAAMPHYGDGKATAESVRDATRNALAAADERGCESLVIPALGCGVAGFDLREGVRLIAEEIRAFDPDSLRDVRFIAYSDEEVETVREAVGADG